From a single Rhodococcus sp. SBT000017 genomic region:
- a CDS encoding zeta toxin family protein has protein sequence MSHEDAEDRRARLESLSLPGGPLNINAPNATVMVKAHFRTVAGEWVPTAAHRRVHTALLARWRTDTPALQQERKAALFAGPPAAGKSTLMGAPGSHLAEHRRIDADDFKTLLLEAAVLDGSILTLLPETLRDNRTGRFHPFELSALVHHESTILHARALSEAMYAGEAIAVDGTLGHMPWARYLAGQLRDFGYKIHVIDVEATQELSLARVVERWRAGYENALARPGDPKAAMGGRWLPASAVTRLFATGKARSACESNALRITRSFSEVVKYDLYRASTNAVAPKHEQTWSRSDSGDWTSP, from the coding sequence TTGTCCCACGAAGACGCAGAGGACCGCCGAGCGCGACTGGAAAGTCTGTCGCTGCCCGGCGGTCCACTCAACATCAACGCCCCGAATGCGACCGTCATGGTCAAAGCTCACTTCCGCACAGTGGCGGGCGAATGGGTGCCCACCGCAGCGCACAGAAGGGTGCACACTGCCCTCCTCGCTCGTTGGCGAACTGACACTCCGGCGCTGCAACAGGAGCGCAAAGCCGCGCTCTTCGCCGGCCCGCCTGCTGCAGGCAAGAGCACTCTGATGGGCGCACCGGGCTCCCATCTCGCAGAGCATCGCCGCATCGACGCCGACGACTTCAAAACGCTGCTGCTCGAAGCGGCAGTGCTCGACGGGTCGATATTGACTCTGCTCCCAGAAACATTGCGAGACAATCGAACAGGGCGGTTTCATCCCTTCGAGCTCTCCGCTCTGGTGCACCACGAGTCGACAATTCTGCACGCCCGTGCGCTGAGTGAGGCCATGTACGCCGGGGAAGCAATCGCCGTCGACGGAACTCTGGGGCACATGCCGTGGGCGAGATACTTGGCCGGCCAGCTCAGGGACTTCGGGTACAAGATCCACGTGATCGACGTCGAGGCGACGCAGGAACTCTCGCTCGCACGCGTCGTCGAACGATGGCGGGCAGGCTACGAGAACGCACTGGCCCGTCCCGGCGATCCGAAGGCGGCAATGGGCGGCCGGTGGCTACCCGCGTCGGCCGTAACTCGGCTATTCGCCACAGGTAAGGCCCGGTCGGCCTGCGAATCGAACGCGCTTCGAATCACCAGGAGCTTCTCAGAGGTTGTGAAGTACGACCTCTACAGAGCGTCCACCAACGCTGTCGCCCCGAAACACGAGCAGACCTGGTCGAGAAGCGACAGCGGGGATTGGACAAGCCCGTAA
- a CDS encoding helicase-related protein, with translation MVRSLELFDDETEQASKTSIFDTDVTFTTERATSAAGIDEAIAIAFDESGRIDPERVAELLDTDVEDILDRARGKIYPSLTDPSTYEVAGQFLAGDVRSKLARARVAEAENPDVYTGVVDALESVVPPDADPARIGVRPGAEWVGVDNHKQFLVQEFGIDPDELTVSYAAVNATWQFETSSAPNWDDPQGYEDPWGIAGRYSGLELFTAIANNKPVEVLKTESELDRDPKPRFHPKHTTDLRNRAVRLEEKFVQWLWSDPARYEHLTEVYNGRFNRFVKPQFATEHKQYPGLNPNYIPYYYQRQAEQRLTHGETILLDHCVGSGKTLTITISCMEMRRLGHKRQPWVVVPNHLVDQWAAEVRDAYPAAKVLVGGDLSGPRDRQRFIGQTAVTDWDMVIVPESVMKLIAVSKDTELAYIETRMMELREGLERAKETGGEHTVKQIERVLKREQAKQQKLVSSKASDTGLTFEQSGCDFLWVDEAHYYKNLARTSNSADLSLPDGSQRASDLEMKARWLRDRAILRNIESGQPDAPAKAIAFATGTPVSNSLSELWVMNRYLRPDLLDAAGIGHIDAWAQTFAKQRTTVEMNITGTSLRPISRMAEYQNLRQLIAMVDQFRDVVTEDQIPVELPRMRTGKPLVVEFDLAPQVRDFMFDLDERMAATSGRSMDVDNALKISNDGRNASLHPTLAKLPEPEPEHDRVAVAADLLWNTHLEHRDLFTPADRHGPDARGVFQMVFCDRGTPKAGGAGEKSLYARLREALVDRGMERSEVVFIHDYPTPKQKQQLFADCRAGKVRVLIGSTPKLGTGVNAQRLLKQLISLDPAWTAADMQQRFGRIIRQGNVHREVDVVNIVARRSYDATMWQIIERKAHSVQQLRGGEIPDTMEDVGGDIALSAAQTKAAATGDPVYVRAIEQQAHVDALESEQTMIANANASRRAAIDRLDRAAQRLDADMPTIEANADRAAAWLDIDDRAEKMITIDHRTAADDDTESLVDALQNVLQTTYIDMRAVKSGRPSEFAEIAGVAIAGTYRPVNDQLELSIDAGPKRYVEHRKLTEAMSSATAARGILQQMRNMIRELPVRATAAHADRAHIAGRLTELTAQEDRIFTRTDELAQARYALAELKADVNARENSPEALTERGRDLDRRRSHGLYPKWSLDLNPTPAHADAQHSSRAALVESVPERMQAFAEKWAASQAERDARRADDQWKPKSPDGSRFQRGADRDSGAPGAAIQWTDRTWHWTAWTGPDTTTSGFEERRDAARYAADEGIRQLEAEPDAATSPNDGHTPSAPSLKSMLNRQANRRRDIDRPPPSAADRDRDIGPER, from the coding sequence ATGGTGCGATCCCTCGAACTCTTCGACGACGAGACCGAGCAGGCATCCAAGACCTCGATCTTCGATACCGACGTCACCTTCACCACCGAACGCGCCACCAGCGCCGCCGGCATCGACGAAGCGATCGCCATCGCCTTCGACGAAAGCGGCCGCATCGACCCCGAACGGGTGGCCGAGCTCCTCGATACCGACGTCGAGGACATACTCGACCGAGCGCGAGGCAAGATCTACCCCTCACTCACCGATCCGAGTACCTACGAGGTCGCCGGCCAGTTCCTCGCGGGCGACGTCCGCAGCAAACTCGCCCGCGCCCGCGTCGCCGAAGCCGAGAACCCCGACGTTTACACCGGCGTCGTCGACGCACTCGAATCCGTCGTGCCACCCGACGCCGACCCCGCGCGCATCGGGGTGCGCCCCGGCGCGGAATGGGTCGGAGTCGACAACCACAAGCAGTTCCTGGTCCAGGAGTTCGGGATCGACCCCGACGAGCTGACCGTCTCGTACGCCGCGGTCAACGCCACCTGGCAGTTCGAGACCAGCTCGGCCCCGAACTGGGACGACCCCCAAGGCTACGAGGACCCGTGGGGCATCGCCGGCCGCTACTCCGGACTCGAGCTGTTCACCGCGATCGCCAACAACAAGCCCGTCGAAGTGCTCAAGACCGAGAGCGAGCTCGACCGCGACCCCAAACCGCGATTCCACCCCAAACACACCACCGACCTGCGCAATCGCGCAGTACGGCTGGAAGAGAAGTTCGTACAGTGGCTCTGGTCCGATCCGGCCCGCTACGAGCACCTCACCGAGGTCTACAACGGGCGGTTCAACCGGTTCGTCAAACCCCAGTTCGCCACCGAGCACAAGCAATACCCGGGCCTGAACCCCAACTACATTCCGTACTACTACCAGCGGCAAGCCGAACAACGTCTGACTCACGGGGAGACGATCCTGCTCGATCACTGCGTCGGATCGGGCAAGACCCTCACCATCACCATCAGCTGCATGGAGATGCGCCGACTCGGACACAAACGTCAGCCGTGGGTGGTCGTGCCGAACCACCTCGTCGACCAATGGGCCGCCGAGGTACGCGATGCCTACCCGGCCGCGAAAGTGCTCGTCGGCGGCGACCTGTCCGGGCCCCGCGACCGGCAACGCTTCATCGGCCAAACCGCCGTGACCGACTGGGACATGGTCATCGTGCCCGAATCGGTCATGAAGCTGATCGCCGTCAGCAAAGACACCGAACTCGCCTACATCGAGACCCGCATGATGGAACTACGTGAAGGCCTCGAACGCGCCAAGGAGACCGGCGGCGAGCACACCGTCAAACAGATCGAACGTGTCCTCAAACGCGAACAAGCCAAACAGCAGAAACTGGTGTCCTCCAAAGCATCCGACACCGGCCTGACATTCGAGCAGTCCGGCTGCGACTTCCTGTGGGTCGACGAGGCGCACTACTACAAGAACCTCGCCCGCACCTCCAACTCCGCCGACCTGTCCCTGCCCGACGGATCGCAACGCGCCTCCGACCTGGAGATGAAAGCGCGCTGGCTGCGCGATCGCGCCATCCTGCGCAACATCGAATCCGGACAACCCGACGCGCCCGCGAAAGCGATCGCCTTCGCCACCGGAACGCCGGTGAGCAACTCCCTGTCCGAGCTGTGGGTGATGAACCGCTACCTGCGCCCCGATCTGCTCGACGCCGCCGGCATCGGCCACATCGATGCCTGGGCACAGACATTTGCCAAACAACGCACCACCGTCGAAATGAACATCACCGGCACCTCACTGCGGCCGATCTCGCGGATGGCCGAGTACCAGAACCTGCGGCAACTGATCGCCATGGTCGATCAGTTCCGCGACGTGGTCACCGAGGACCAGATCCCCGTGGAGCTGCCGCGAATGCGCACCGGCAAGCCGCTGGTCGTCGAATTCGACCTCGCACCGCAGGTCCGCGACTTCATGTTCGACCTCGACGAACGCATGGCCGCGACCTCCGGACGCAGCATGGACGTCGACAACGCGTTGAAGATCTCCAACGACGGACGCAACGCCTCCCTGCACCCGACGCTGGCGAAACTGCCCGAACCCGAACCCGAACACGACCGTGTCGCCGTCGCAGCGGATCTGCTCTGGAACACCCACCTCGAGCACCGCGACCTGTTCACCCCCGCCGACCGGCACGGCCCCGACGCCCGCGGGGTGTTCCAGATGGTCTTCTGCGACCGCGGCACCCCCAAGGCCGGTGGAGCGGGGGAGAAGAGTCTCTACGCGCGACTGCGAGAAGCGTTGGTGGACAGAGGAATGGAGCGATCGGAGGTCGTGTTCATTCACGACTACCCGACACCGAAACAGAAACAGCAGCTCTTCGCCGACTGCCGAGCCGGCAAGGTTCGCGTGCTGATCGGCTCGACACCCAAGCTCGGCACCGGGGTCAACGCCCAACGCCTACTCAAACAGCTCATCTCTCTCGATCCCGCGTGGACCGCAGCCGACATGCAACAGCGGTTCGGGCGCATCATCCGGCAGGGCAACGTCCACCGCGAGGTCGACGTGGTCAACATCGTCGCCCGACGCTCCTACGACGCCACCATGTGGCAGATCATCGAACGCAAAGCCCACTCCGTCCAGCAGCTACGCGGCGGCGAGATCCCGGACACGATGGAAGACGTCGGCGGCGACATCGCCCTGTCGGCCGCGCAGACCAAGGCCGCCGCCACCGGCGACCCCGTCTACGTCCGCGCGATCGAGCAGCAGGCACACGTCGACGCGCTCGAATCCGAACAGACCATGATCGCCAACGCGAACGCCTCCCGCCGCGCGGCCATCGACCGCCTCGACCGCGCCGCCCAGCGACTCGACGCCGACATGCCGACGATCGAGGCCAATGCCGACCGCGCTGCAGCATGGCTCGACATCGACGACCGCGCCGAGAAGATGATCACCATCGATCACCGGACTGCCGCCGACGACGACACCGAATCGCTCGTCGACGCGCTGCAGAACGTCCTGCAGACCACCTACATCGACATGCGGGCGGTCAAGAGCGGACGACCGAGCGAGTTCGCGGAGATCGCCGGCGTCGCGATCGCCGGCACCTACCGCCCGGTCAATGACCAGCTCGAACTGTCCATCGATGCAGGGCCTAAGCGCTACGTCGAGCACCGCAAACTCACCGAAGCGATGTCCAGCGCCACCGCCGCGCGAGGGATCCTCCAGCAGATGCGCAACATGATCAGGGAGCTGCCCGTGCGCGCGACCGCAGCGCACGCCGACCGCGCGCACATCGCCGGGAGGCTGACCGAGCTCACCGCCCAAGAGGACCGAATCTTCACGCGCACCGACGAACTCGCCCAGGCCCGCTACGCGCTCGCCGAACTCAAAGCGGACGTCAATGCCCGCGAGAACTCACCCGAAGCGCTCACCGAACGCGGCCGCGACCTCGACCGGCGCCGATCGCACGGGCTGTACCCGAAATGGAGCCTCGACCTCAACCCCACCCCCGCACACGCCGACGCCCAGCACAGCAGCCGGGCGGCGCTCGTCGAGTCCGTCCCCGAGCGAATGCAGGCCTTCGCCGAAAAGTGGGCTGCATCCCAAGCAGAGCGAGACGCACGCCGCGCCGACGACCAATGGAAGCCGAAATCGCCTGACGGATCACGCTTCCAACGCGGAGCCGACCGCGACAGCGGCGCACCGGGAGCAGCGATCCAATGGACCGACCGCACCTGGCACTGGACCGCATGGACCGGACCCGACACCACGACCTCCGGATTCGAAGAACGTCGCGACGCCGCCCGCTACGCCGCAGACGAGGGGATACGACAGCTCGAGGCAGAGCCAGACGCGGCGACGTCACCTAACGATGGACACACTCCCAGCGCACCGTCGTTGAAGTCCATGCTGAACCGACAGGCGAACAGACGCCGCGACATCGATCGACCACCGCCCTCTGCAGCCGATCGGGACCGCGACATCGGACCCGAGCGGTAG